The proteins below are encoded in one region of Sander vitreus isolate 19-12246 chromosome 24, sanVit1, whole genome shotgun sequence:
- the LOC144512694 gene encoding cysteine/serine-rich nuclear protein 3-like isoform X1: MMSGILKRKLEEGPPPYLSLQGSDEDVSCSDSGNSSDSLNHPVPSGLLDSTLQQQSKRLRGRNVHFESVTVYYFNRRQGFTSVPTQGGSTLGMSPRHSGVKRFSLREFAIEQKRSHRNMLRDHLKEEKLNAIKHKLTKNGTVSSVEADTLTLDDISEDDLDVDNTEVDDYFFLQPLTTRRRRALLRTSGVRRIDVEEKHELRTLRVSREECGCRCRGICDPETCACSLAGIKCQVNGTVVDRMSFPCGCTKDGCSNNTGRLEFNPVRVRTHFLHTIMKLELEKSREEQQQQQQQPEPQLVTNGNGYHGDSSLVQQQQQPPNLQFPLISGTSHIPILHLQNTGDTDSHLHEVEEEEEEEEDEEDEDDEAYEEDEDGSSVCSGLSDCSTHSLDTMDPEEEEEDEEEEEEEEEEEEEEEDEEDDEDDEEEEDDEEEEDWGCLLHGTSPPPYSVPLPSVLSYSNNTLMSLRNPFHNNNTPSLQRYQTDGSVNDTHVFLSENVPVTPTLATVETALESEIKPELHRQTEQQSTPCIFPDPAESPSLQTCLHVDTHESNTAPVGAADKPPLPTDRQNNPDCCDSQTEDSTGSAAQTKGEVMELIKEQPGPEKQGDADQITDTSCSEST; this comes from the exons ATGATGAGTGGGATCCTGAAGAGGAAGCTTGAGGAGGGCCCGCCCCCTTACCTGTCACTGCAGGGCTCTGATGAGGACGTGTCCTGCAGTGACAGCGGCAACAGCAGCGATAGTCTCAACCATCCTGTCCCCTCTGGGCTACTGGACT CCACTCTCCAGCAGCAATCGAAGCGACTGCGGGGCCGCAACGTTCACTTTGAGAGCGTGACCGTCTACTACTTCAACCGTCGGCAGGGCTTCACCAGTGTGCCTACACAGGGCGGCAGCACCTTGGGGATGTCACCACGTCACAGTGGGGTGAAGCGCTTCAGCCTCAGGGAGTTTGCCATAGAGCAGAAACGGAGCCACCGGAACATGCTGAGGGATCACCTCAAAGAGGAGAAACTCAATGCCATCAAACACAAA CTGACTAAGAATGGCACCGTGTCATCCGTGGAGGCGGATACCCTGACGCTGGATGACATCTCCGAAGACGACCTGGATGTGGACAACACGGAGGTGGACGATTACTTCTTCCTCCAGCCTCTGACTACCAGGAGGCGCCGCGCCCTTCTCCGTACCTCGGGGGTCCGACGCATTGATGTAGAGGAGAAGCACGAGCTGCGTACCCTCCGCGTGTCCAGAGAGGAGTGTGGGTGCCGTTGCCGGGGGATATGCGACCCGGAGACCTGTGCTTGCAGCCTGGCCGGCATTAAGTGCCAGGTAAATGGAACTGTG GTGGACCGCATGTCCTTCCCTTGTGGCTGCACCAAAGACGGCTGCAGCAACAACACGGGACGCCTGGAGTTCAACCCGGTCCGGGTCCGCACCCACTTTCTGCACACCATCATGAAGCTGGAGCTGGAGAAGAGCCgcgaggagcagcagcagcagcagcagcagccggagCCGCAGCTTGTAACCAATGGCAACGGTTACCATGGCGATTCCTCCTtggtccagcagcagcagcagccgccgaACCTGCAGTTCCCATTGATAAGTGGCACGTCACACATTCCCATCCTGCACCTCCAGAACACAGGCGACACCGATTCACATCTACATGaagtggaggaagaagaggaggaggaagaagatgaagaggatgaggatgatgaagcatatgaggaggatgaggatggcAGCAGTGTTTGCAGTGGGCTGTCGGACTGCAGCACACACAGCTTAGACACAATGGACCccgaggaagaagaagaagacgaagaagaagaagaagaagaagaagaagaagaagaagaagaggaggatgaagaagacGATGAAGAcgatgaggaggaagaagatgatgaagaggaggaagattgGGGTTGCTTGTTGCACGGCACGAGTCCTCCGCCTTACTCGGTTCCACTTCCCTCTGTGCTGAGTTACTCTAACAACACACTCATGAGCCTCCGTAACCCctttcacaacaacaacactccCTCCCTGCAGCGTTATCAAACAGACGGCTCTGTGAATGACACCCATGTTTTCCTCAGTGAAAATGTCCCTGTCACCCCGACACTCGCCACAGTAGAGACTGCATTAGAGTCAGAAATAAAACCAGAACTCCACCGCCAAACAGAGCAGCAAAGCACTCCCTGCATTTTCCCCGACCCCGCAGAGTCCCCGTCGCTCCAAACTTGCTTACATGTAGACACCCATGAGAGCAACACTGCCCCCGTCGGTGCAGCCGACAAACCGCCGCTCCCCACAGACCGCCAGAACAACCCAGACTGCTGTGACTCACAGACTGAGGATTCGACTGGGTCTGCGGCACAGACAAAGGGGGAAGTAATGGAGCTGATAAAGGAGCAGCCAGGACCGGAAAAGCAGGGAGACGCCGATCAAATTACAGACACGTCATGCTCAGAGAGTACCTGA
- the LOC144512694 gene encoding cysteine/serine-rich nuclear protein 3-like isoform X2: MMSGILKRKLEEGPPPYLSLQGSDEDVSCSDSGNSSDSLNHPVPSGLLDSTLQQQSKRLRGRNVHFESVTVYYFNRRQGFTSVPTQGGSTLGMSPRHSGVKRFSLREFAIEQKRSHRNMLRDHLKEEKLNAIKHKLTKNGTVSSVEADTLTLDDISEDDLDVDNTEVDDYFFLQPLTTRRRRALLRTSGVRRIDVEEKHELRTLRVSREECGCRCRGICDPETCACSLAGIKCQVDRMSFPCGCTKDGCSNNTGRLEFNPVRVRTHFLHTIMKLELEKSREEQQQQQQQPEPQLVTNGNGYHGDSSLVQQQQQPPNLQFPLISGTSHIPILHLQNTGDTDSHLHEVEEEEEEEEDEEDEDDEAYEEDEDGSSVCSGLSDCSTHSLDTMDPEEEEEDEEEEEEEEEEEEEEEDEEDDEDDEEEEDDEEEEDWGCLLHGTSPPPYSVPLPSVLSYSNNTLMSLRNPFHNNNTPSLQRYQTDGSVNDTHVFLSENVPVTPTLATVETALESEIKPELHRQTEQQSTPCIFPDPAESPSLQTCLHVDTHESNTAPVGAADKPPLPTDRQNNPDCCDSQTEDSTGSAAQTKGEVMELIKEQPGPEKQGDADQITDTSCSEST, translated from the exons ATGATGAGTGGGATCCTGAAGAGGAAGCTTGAGGAGGGCCCGCCCCCTTACCTGTCACTGCAGGGCTCTGATGAGGACGTGTCCTGCAGTGACAGCGGCAACAGCAGCGATAGTCTCAACCATCCTGTCCCCTCTGGGCTACTGGACT CCACTCTCCAGCAGCAATCGAAGCGACTGCGGGGCCGCAACGTTCACTTTGAGAGCGTGACCGTCTACTACTTCAACCGTCGGCAGGGCTTCACCAGTGTGCCTACACAGGGCGGCAGCACCTTGGGGATGTCACCACGTCACAGTGGGGTGAAGCGCTTCAGCCTCAGGGAGTTTGCCATAGAGCAGAAACGGAGCCACCGGAACATGCTGAGGGATCACCTCAAAGAGGAGAAACTCAATGCCATCAAACACAAA CTGACTAAGAATGGCACCGTGTCATCCGTGGAGGCGGATACCCTGACGCTGGATGACATCTCCGAAGACGACCTGGATGTGGACAACACGGAGGTGGACGATTACTTCTTCCTCCAGCCTCTGACTACCAGGAGGCGCCGCGCCCTTCTCCGTACCTCGGGGGTCCGACGCATTGATGTAGAGGAGAAGCACGAGCTGCGTACCCTCCGCGTGTCCAGAGAGGAGTGTGGGTGCCGTTGCCGGGGGATATGCGACCCGGAGACCTGTGCTTGCAGCCTGGCCGGCATTAAGTGCCAG GTGGACCGCATGTCCTTCCCTTGTGGCTGCACCAAAGACGGCTGCAGCAACAACACGGGACGCCTGGAGTTCAACCCGGTCCGGGTCCGCACCCACTTTCTGCACACCATCATGAAGCTGGAGCTGGAGAAGAGCCgcgaggagcagcagcagcagcagcagcagccggagCCGCAGCTTGTAACCAATGGCAACGGTTACCATGGCGATTCCTCCTtggtccagcagcagcagcagccgccgaACCTGCAGTTCCCATTGATAAGTGGCACGTCACACATTCCCATCCTGCACCTCCAGAACACAGGCGACACCGATTCACATCTACATGaagtggaggaagaagaggaggaggaagaagatgaagaggatgaggatgatgaagcatatgaggaggatgaggatggcAGCAGTGTTTGCAGTGGGCTGTCGGACTGCAGCACACACAGCTTAGACACAATGGACCccgaggaagaagaagaagacgaagaagaagaagaagaagaagaagaagaagaagaagaagaggaggatgaagaagacGATGAAGAcgatgaggaggaagaagatgatgaagaggaggaagattgGGGTTGCTTGTTGCACGGCACGAGTCCTCCGCCTTACTCGGTTCCACTTCCCTCTGTGCTGAGTTACTCTAACAACACACTCATGAGCCTCCGTAACCCctttcacaacaacaacactccCTCCCTGCAGCGTTATCAAACAGACGGCTCTGTGAATGACACCCATGTTTTCCTCAGTGAAAATGTCCCTGTCACCCCGACACTCGCCACAGTAGAGACTGCATTAGAGTCAGAAATAAAACCAGAACTCCACCGCCAAACAGAGCAGCAAAGCACTCCCTGCATTTTCCCCGACCCCGCAGAGTCCCCGTCGCTCCAAACTTGCTTACATGTAGACACCCATGAGAGCAACACTGCCCCCGTCGGTGCAGCCGACAAACCGCCGCTCCCCACAGACCGCCAGAACAACCCAGACTGCTGTGACTCACAGACTGAGGATTCGACTGGGTCTGCGGCACAGACAAAGGGGGAAGTAATGGAGCTGATAAAGGAGCAGCCAGGACCGGAAAAGCAGGGAGACGCCGATCAAATTACAGACACGTCATGCTCAGAGAGTACCTGA